TATTCGGGGTGGAGAAAAGTGCTGAATAGGTTCGATGAGGATTTTGATTATGAAACATTCCGGAAAAATTACTTTGGAAAACGTGGAACCGATACTTTCGAGATGATTTTCGGTAAAGGAAAGTTTTCTGCCGAAGAAGTGAAAAGGTTGTCCGACGAAGTCGATTCGAATTTTGTAAAAGTAGTCGGGGAGGTCGGTGTGCCGGTCAGAGGAGCTTTGGAGTTCGTAAGGTCACTGAAAGAATCCGGTGAGAAGGTCGCACTTGCTACCTCTGCTCCGAGACAGAACGTCGATGCGTTTCTCGATGCGTTTTCGATCCGCGGGATTTTTGATGCGGAAGTTTGCGGTGACGATGTTTCGGAGGGAAAACCTGACCCGGAAGTATTTCTTACGGCCGCATCGCGTTTGAATTTGGCTCCGAACAACTGCTTGGTCTTCGAAGATTCGCTCGCAGGCGTAACTGCGGCAAAAGCAGCCGGGACAACCTGTGTTGCGCTGTTGACAACCACTTCAAGAGACGTTCTCAAATCTGCAGACTATTTCATCGAAGATTTCCTGGATGGTGGATTAAATAAGATTATCAGTTTAAGAAATAAGGTGAAAGCATGAGTCATAGAAAAGTCATCATAATCGGCTCCGGTCCTGCCGGGTTGACGGCGGCAATTTATACTGCACGCGCGAACCTTAATCCGATTATCTTTGAAGGAAGCCAGCCTGGAGGGCAGCTGACAATTACAACTGAGGTTGAGAACTATCCGGGATTTTCTGACGGCATCATGGGACCCGAATTGATGGATGTCATGAAAAAACAGGCGTTGAAGTTCGGAGCCGAGGCGCAGTTCAAAGACGTGTCCGAGGTT
Above is a genomic segment from Candidatus Acidiferrales bacterium containing:
- a CDS encoding HAD family phosphatase — translated: MKNKYRGFIFDLDGVLVDSSRIHYSGWRKVLNRFDEDFDYETFRKNYFGKRGTDTFEMIFGKGKFSAEEVKRLSDEVDSNFVKVVGEVGVPVRGALEFVRSLKESGEKVALATSAPRQNVDAFLDAFSIRGIFDAEVCGDDVSEGKPDPEVFLTAASRLNLAPNNCLVFEDSLAGVTAAKAAGTTCVALLTTTSRDVLKSADYFIEDFLDGGLNKIISLRNKVKA